The bacterium DNA segment CTTCAAGCACGGGCCGCAGCCGCAGCAGGGCGGCAGCCGCCTCAGCGGCCGAAGCACCTGCACTGGGATCGAGAACTAGGTCGGAGACGGTGTCGAGATCAGGCTCCGGCAGGTCCTCTCCAAGATACTCGCGCGCGGCCGTGGCCAGCGTGTGCGTGCGCCTGCCCGGGTTGATCAGATACGACGCGATTCCAACGTCGAAGTCGAATCCGGCCGGCGTTATGCCCTCCTGTCCGAGGGCGAGCAGGTCGGCCTTCAGGTCGGCGCTCACCTTGCGGATCGCTGGATCTTCCAGCACAGCACGGATGGGTGAGGGAATTCCTCCGTCGAGCGGCAGCCAGGCCGTGCGGTCTGGGGCTGCCATACCAACCGCCCGGAGCCGGGCGGCCAGCGGGTGACCGCTCTCCCGCAGGAACGCCACGCCGATCTCTTCGGCGGCGCGCGCCCACGCCGCGATCCCATCGGGTGTCGCGACCTGCATTTCGGCGCGGGCAGAGGAGGCGGGCTCCAGCGCGGGCTCTTCGACCGCAGCACGGGGGCGCAGCCGCTGGAGGAATCCCCGAAACTCAAGGTCCACAAACAGGGCTTCCAGGCGGTCGCCGTCCGGTTCGCTACGGCGGAGCGCCTCCAGATCAACCTCAACGGGCGCGTCGGTTACGATCGTCGCCAGTTGCTTGCTCAGCACCACCTGGTCTCTTGCGGCCTCCAGGGCCGCGCGGATCCTGGGCGGCGCCTCGCCCAGCCGGTCGAGCAGCGCCTCCACGCTGCCGAACTGCCGGATCAGCGCGCTCGCGGTCTTCTCGCCTATGCCGGGCACGCCCGGGATGTTGTCACTGGGATCGCCCCGCAGGCTCTTGTAGTCCGGAAGCTGTTGAGGATCGAACCCGAACCGCTCCCGCACCCTCTGCTCATCGTAGACGACCGCTTCGGTGACTCCCCGGCCGGTGACCATAACACGGGTGCTGTCGTCCACAAGCTGCAGGGTGTCGAGGTCTCCGCTTACGACCAGCACCTCCATACCCTCGGCTTCGGCGCGCCGTGCGATCGTGGCAATAACGTCCTCGGCCTCGAAGCCCTCGGCTTCGACGACCGGGATCCGCAGCACCTCGAGTACCTGCTTGCTCAGACCGATCTGCGGCCGCAGGTCGTCGGGCATCGCCTCCCGGTGGGCTTTGTACTCGGCGTACTGCTCGTGTCGGAAGGTCGGACCCGGTCGGTCGAATGCAGCGGCGATGTAGTCGGGGCGTTCCTCTTCGAGGACCTTCAAGACCATGGCCGTAAGGCCGTAGACCGCGTTGGTCGGCCGCCCGTCCCGGGTCTTCAGGTAGGGCAGCGCGAAGAAGGCCCGGTAGATAAGGCCGTTGCTGTCAAGGAGTACGAGCTTGCCGGGCGGAGGCATCACAGCACGTAGTATAGCAGGCGGCTACGGGCATCGCTGAGAAGTCGGGAATGCGGCGGCGAACTCCGGGCCGTGGTGGAAGAAGTACTCGGCTTCGTGGAAGGTGCGGGCCATCTGGTGGGCCAGGCGGCCGCGCCAATGGTCAATGACCTCCACGAAGCCGGCACGCAGGGCGGCGTCCCCGTACTGGTAGGCGACAACCCAGTAGAAGGCCCGGGGCGGTTCCATCTCCACCCG contains these protein-coding regions:
- the polA gene encoding DNA polymerase I, with translation MPPPGKLVLLDSNGLIYRAFFALPYLKTRDGRPTNAVYGLTAMVLKVLEEERPDYIAAAFDRPGPTFRHEQYAEYKAHREAMPDDLRPQIGLSKQVLEVLRIPVVEAEGFEAEDVIATIARRAEAEGMEVLVVSGDLDTLQLVDDSTRVMVTGRGVTEAVVYDEQRVRERFGFDPQQLPDYKSLRGDPSDNIPGVPGIGEKTASALIRQFGSVEALLDRLGEAPPRIRAALEAARDQVVLSKQLATIVTDAPVEVDLEALRRSEPDGDRLEALFVDLEFRGFLQRLRPRAAVEEPALEPASSARAEMQVATPDGIAAWARAAEEIGVAFLRESGHPLAARLRAVGMAAPDRTAWLPLDGGIPSPIRAVLEDPAIRKVSADLKADLLALGQEGITPAGFDFDVGIASYLINPGRRTHTLATAAREYLGEDLPEPDLDTVSDLVLDPSAGASAAEAAAALLRLRPVLEERMRDRGVEGLFSDVEIPLAGVLAAMERDGVATDLPYLAALGEELSSRLNALTAEIYAQAGTEFNLGSPKQLAFVLFEKLQLPPLKRTKTGYSTDAEVLESLAPRHEVVAKIVTHRELSKLKSTYVDVLPRLADPRTGRVHTTFNQTLAATGRVITEQPNLQNLPIRTEEGRRIRRAIIAPPGSLLLSADYSQIDLRVLAHITRDPGLVDAFARGEDIHAVTAAEVFGVASGAVTPELRRRAKAIVFGVAYGMSEHGLAGQLGIPREEARSFIGLYYARFPKVREYMLRIVEEARRDGFVTTVLNRRRYLPDLQSRNRAVREAAERVAINTPIQGSSADIIKLAMLGIVRQVLPAFPGARMTLQIHDELLFEVPEAVSVPVAEQVRAVMEAAFPLSVPLVAEAKAGPNWAEMQPVTS